Within the Bacillus sp. FSL K6-3431 genome, the region GCAAAAACATGGAAATCCTATTCTAAAGAGTTAAAGGAAGCAGCTGTGAAAGATCATATATCAGGGGAATACTCTCAATATGAGATTGTTCGGAAATACAAAATTTCTAGTAGATCCGTGCTTCGAGGATGGATTGACAAGTATAATAGTTATAGAGATTTAAAGGATACGTCGAAAGGAAGGACGGGCTCTATGACTAAAGGGAGAAAAAATACTTGGGATGAACGGAAACAAATTGTAATCTGTTGCTTAGAGGATGGAAAGGATTATCAAAATACAGCTGATACTTATGAAGTCTCCTATCAGCAAGTATATCAATGCGTGAAAAGTATGAAATTGGTGGAGATGAAGCGCTTAGAGATAAACGAGGACAGAATAAAACAGAAGAAGAACTCTCACCTGAAGAAAAAATCAAATTAGAAATGAAAAGGCTTGAAAAAGAAAATGAACGCTTACGAGCGGAGAATGCATTTTTAAAAAAGGTAGAGGAGATCGAAAGGAGGCGAAGTTAAGTCAAATACAATTTGAAGATAAGTATATCACAATTAAAGAGCTTCATCAGAAAAAGAACTTTGCCATCTGCCTCCTTTGCGAAATAGCTGGTATTTCGCGATATGCCTACTATAAGTGGCTGAACCGTACACCTTCTACACGAGAACTTCAAAATGAGGAACTCATCAACGAAATGAAAGCTCTCCATGAGAAAGTGGATGGAATCTATGGATACCGTCAGATGACTTTAAATATGAATCGAACATTCGGAAAGGGCTTCAATCACAAGCAAATTTATAGACTGATGAAGATAGCTGGCATTCAATCTGTCATTAGAAGAAAGAAGAAACGTTATAAACATTCTAGCCCTCAACAAGTCACTGAAAATGTACTAAATCGTGCATTTACAGCGGAAAAGCCAAATGAAAAGTGGGTGACAGATGTCACAGAATTTAAGTATGGCCAATCGAAAAAGGCCTATTTAAGTGCTATTCGCGATCTTTATGATGGATCAATTGTAAGTTATGTTCTAGGGCGTTCCAATAATAATCACCTTGTATTCAAGACGCTTGATCAAGCTACAGTATTATTGGATAAGGAATATCCACTTATTCACAGTGATCGTGGGTTTCAGTATACCTCTAAAGAATTTGAACAAAGGATAGATGCCGCTGAATTGACTCAAAGTATGTCGCGTGTCGGTAGATGTATTGATAATGGACCAATGGAATCTTTTTGGGGAACACTTAAGTGCGAGAAATATTATCTAAATAAATATGAGACGTTTGAGGAACTTTCTATTGCGATAGATGAATACATCCATTTTTATAATCATGATAGATATCAAAAACGACTAAACGGCCTCAGCCCTATGGAATATAGAGTTAAAGCCGCTTAGATCCTTTTTATTAATTCCACTGTCTACTTGACAGGGGGCAGTTCAAAATTACGGACATTCTTTTTTGATGTTATTTAGTTTTCTTGTAATATGGCTTTTTTCTTTGAGACAACATATCCACCTAAAGCAATACCAATCAGAACAATCCAGAATGTCATTTTCCATCCTAATGACTCCGGAAAATGTTTATCTAAAATTTGAACATTTGGATGAGCTAATGTAAAGACAGTCAGTTTTACACCTACCCATCCAACAATTAAGAACGCTGCTGTTTCTAGAGTAGGATACGCTTTTAATAGTTTTACAAAGCTAGTTGCTGCGAATCTCATAATAATGACTCCGATTAGACCACCAAGGAGCATCACGCTAAATTGTCCGCCATCAATGCCCCCAACTTGAAACCAACCAGTAGGTTTTAAGGTAACCGCCAAAGCTACTGCAGCAAGCATGGAATCAATCGCAAATGCAATATCAGCTAGTTCAACCTTAAAAACAGTCATCCAAAAAGAGCTGCCTTTTCCGTCTTTTAGTGCTACCTTCTCTTCCTGATGATCTTTTCTGGCTTTTTTTATTAAATGATGTGCAGAAAGAAAAATTAAGTATGCTGCACCAATTGCTTGAATTTGCCATACATTAACAAGAAAGGTGATAAGAAATAATGCCGCGAAACGAAATACAAATGCTCCTAATAATCCATAAAACAAGGCTTTCTTTTGCTGTTTTTCAGGCAAATGTTTTACCATGACTGCCATAACCACTGCATTATCGGCTGCTAAAATACCTTCCAAACCAATGAGTACAAGTAATACCCAACCGTATTCTAAAATCATTGACATATCCACCAAAATTCCTCCAATACACATTTTTACATCCCTATTGGCAAAGGTTTTTGGTTGCTTTTATAAAAACAAAAAGACCTCTGCCTAATAGGCAAAGGTCTTGCTAGACATAGTTCATGTCAACAAAGCCGGTGATTTTACTCACGAACTGACGACTTTGTTTTAGGTAGACTCACTTGGAATATACCTAACGCTACTCCCCTTTGACATAAAGTCAAATATATGATGTTTTTTTCATTATAAAACAAGTGATCGAATGTTGCAAGTGAAAATTTACTTATTTAATAGACTTCCTAATTCGCTCATACTTTTTCCGATTCATTTTTCTTGTCTCTGAATCAAACAAACTATACACGATGGGGATTATAAACAATGTAAGCAATGTACTACTTACTAGTCCACCTATAACCGCAACTGCCATTGGTTGATTCATTTCTGTACCTTCCCCAATGCCAAGCGCCAGTGGGACAAGACCCAAGATTGTCGTTAATGCCGTCATCAAAATTGGACGTGCACGATCTTTTACTGATTCCACTAATGCCTCCATACTAGATAACCCGGCTGCTTTTCTTTGGTTAATATAATCAACAAGTACAATCGCATTATTAACTACAATTCCCGCCAAGATAATTATTCCAATAAAAGCTGGGATACTTAAAGGCATATTAGCAATGATCAAACCCGACGCAACACCGATTACCATTAATGGTACTGTAAACATAATAACGAATGGATATTTAAATGATTCGAATTGAGCTGCCATAACAATATAGATAAGAACAATCGCCAAAATAAATGCCATTATCATATCGTTTTTTGAATCTTCAAGTAGCTCCGTCTCCCCACTAAAAGTAATTTCAGTTCCATCTGGAAGATCTAGTGCAGTAATTTTTGTTTCTACCTCTTTAGAAATATCGCCAATGTTCGTATCCACATTATATTTCATGGTAAACTCTACAGAATCCTGTTGATTGATTCGCTGAATTTGAACTGGACCTTTTCCGTTTTTTATGGAGGCAATCTTGCTTAATTCTACATATGAACCATCAGGTTTTTTAATTAATAATGTTTTTAACTTATCAATATTTCTAGAAATTGTCTCATCATATTCAACGAAGACACCAAGTACATCTGTATTTTCTCCAATGATTTGTGCAGCTTGCACTCCTCTGGTCACATCATTTACTATTGTTGCTATTTGGGCTGGAACAAGTCCTGCTTCAAAGGCTTTATCACGATCTATCGAAATTTGTATTTCTTCTACAGTATCAGCCGTACTTGTAGATAGTTCTGTAACATCATTTAAAACAGTTAGTGCATCGTAAATGTCATCTGCACTTTCATCAAGACGCTGTTTATCCGTATCCCTTACATTAAAGGATAAAGTTTGTGGTGCCATTCCTGAAGCTGCCTGAACATTAAATGTCAATTCTGCTTGGCCGTTAATTTGTTCAATTTCTTTTTCAAGTAATGGCTTCATTTCATCCACAAATGCGAAAAGCGATTGGCTACGGTTGGCTAGTGGTTTTAATTTCACATATACCTCCGCAGTATTTGCCATCCCGTTACCTTGAAAAATCGATTCTTGTGTTGATCCGATCAAGCTGACATATACATCAACATCTTTTTCAGCTTTTAATTTTTCTTCCAATCCATTTATTACTTTTTCCGTCTCTGACAGTGCAGCTCCATTTTCAAGCTGAACATTTATACTAAAATACCCTTCATCCGTCGGCGGTAAAAATTGTGTCCCAATTTTACTAAGTCCGAAAAGCCCAGCAGCAAATAATAACACAGAAGCAGTCAAGACAAGCATTCTATGACGTAAAGACCAACGAATAGAACGATCTAACATATTCAGTGACTTTGATCTTCGCCTTCTCGCCTCATAATTACCTGCTGGTACTTTTAACAATCTACTTGCAAGCATCGGAACTACTGTCAATGCGACAAAGAGAGAGGCAAATAAACTAAAAGATATCGTAAAAGCAAATTCTTTAAATAACTGACCAAGTAGCCCACTAATAAAGACGACTGGTAAAAAAACAGCGACCGTCGTTAATGTCGAAGCAGTAATTGCTCCCGCTACCTCATGCGCCCCATCACGAGCCGCCTGTTTCGGATCCTTTCCCATAGAAAGGTGGCGATAAATATTTTCGATTACAACAATTGCATTATCAACAAGCATACCAACACCCAGTGCTAATGCACCTAATGTCATAATATTTAATGCAAAATCAGCAAAATACATTAATACGAACGTAACAATTACTGAATATGGTATGGCGATGCCGACAATGAGTGGACTTTTTATATTACGCAAAAACAAGAAAAGAACAAGCATTGCTAGTGCTCCACCAAAAATAAGCGAAGAAGCAATATTATTAATGGCGATTTTAATATAATCGCCTTGATCAAATAAAATATCTGACTCCATTCCCTTGTACTGTTCTTTTTTCAATAAGCTATGTAGTTCTTTTTGAAAATTTTTAGATACATTTGCTGTATTTGCATCTGTTTCCTGCAACACACTTAACAAGACAGATGGGCTTTCATTTGTACGTGTAATATTATTAGTCTGTTGTTTTTGTTGTTTGACGTCCGCGACATCTTTAATATATATTTTCTTACCTGTTTTAGGATTCACTGTTACCGCTAGATCAGCTACTTCATCTGCTGAGTGAATCGTGCTAATAATCCTCGTTGTCAGTTCCTGTCCTTCCGTAAGAACCGTAGCTCCTGGCATAGAGATGTTATTTGCTTGGATCACATGTACAATATCTGTTTGCGCTAAACCGTTTTCTTTTAGCTTTTTCTGATCAATTTTCACCCTAATTTCTTCTATTAACGTGCCAGTGACATTTACACTTGCTACTCCTTCTACCCTGGTAAGTTCCGTCGTCAATTGATCAGCAATGGTACGTAAGTCTTCTTCATTATCTGTTGCCATTAATGACAGTTGAATAACGGGAAATTGCGAAGGGTCAAATTTTAAAAATCGCGGTTTTTCAGCATCTTCTGGCATTGGCGTTTGATCAATTTTTTGTAGAACATCATTTTGAATATCGTCAATTTTCGTTGTCCATGAAAATTCCAATAATATTAAATTAGAACCTTCCTGTGCAATAGACTGCACATTTTTAATACCAGGTAATGTGGAAAGGTTTGCCTCGAGTGGTTTTGTAACTTTTTCGACTACTTCCGTTGGACTTGCTCCTTGATATGAAGAAACCACTACTGCAATAGGTGGATTAATATCCGGAATCAATTTCAACGGTATTTTGAGTACAGAAACGATCCCCAAAATGATTACTAAAAACATCGTTACAATTGTAAAAACAGGTCTCTTTATAGAAAATGCACTTAAATTCAACTTTTTGGCTCCTTTCACTAAACTCGATCAGATATTTATTCCTAATTATACCAATATATCCTTTGGACTAAAATTTAAATAGAGGCATACTTGTCCATAAAATGATCTAGCTTCATATAATAGCCATATCTTATAGAAAAGCACGACTCTGAAAGAGCCGTGCTAGGTTATATATTATGCTTC harbors:
- a CDS encoding IS3 family transposase — protein: MQFEDKYITIKELHQKKNFAICLLCEIAGISRYAYYKWLNRTPSTRELQNEELINEMKALHEKVDGIYGYRQMTLNMNRTFGKGFNHKQIYRLMKIAGIQSVIRRKKKRYKHSSPQQVTENVLNRAFTAEKPNEKWVTDVTEFKYGQSKKAYLSAIRDLYDGSIVSYVLGRSNNNHLVFKTLDQATVLLDKEYPLIHSDRGFQYTSKEFEQRIDAAELTQSMSRVGRCIDNGPMESFWGTLKCEKYYLNKYETFEELSIAIDEYIHFYNHDRYQKRLNGLSPMEYRVKAA
- a CDS encoding TerC family protein; translated protein: MDMSMILEYGWVLLVLIGLEGILAADNAVVMAVMVKHLPEKQQKKALFYGLLGAFVFRFAALFLITFLVNVWQIQAIGAAYLIFLSAHHLIKKARKDHQEEKVALKDGKGSSFWMTVFKVELADIAFAIDSMLAAVALAVTLKPTGWFQVGGIDGGQFSVMLLGGLIGVIIMRFAATSFVKLLKAYPTLETAAFLIVGWVGVKLTVFTLAHPNVQILDKHFPESLGWKMTFWIVLIGIALGGYVVSKKKAILQEN
- a CDS encoding efflux RND transporter permease subunit, whose protein sequence is MNLSAFSIKRPVFTIVTMFLVIILGIVSVLKIPLKLIPDINPPIAVVVSSYQGASPTEVVEKVTKPLEANLSTLPGIKNVQSIAQEGSNLILLEFSWTTKIDDIQNDVLQKIDQTPMPEDAEKPRFLKFDPSQFPVIQLSLMATDNEEDLRTIADQLTTELTRVEGVASVNVTGTLIEEIRVKIDQKKLKENGLAQTDIVHVIQANNISMPGATVLTEGQELTTRIISTIHSADEVADLAVTVNPKTGKKIYIKDVADVKQQKQQTNNITRTNESPSVLLSVLQETDANTANVSKNFQKELHSLLKKEQYKGMESDILFDQGDYIKIAINNIASSLIFGGALAMLVLFLFLRNIKSPLIVGIAIPYSVIVTFVLMYFADFALNIMTLGALALGVGMLVDNAIVVIENIYRHLSMGKDPKQAARDGAHEVAGAITASTLTTVAVFLPVVFISGLLGQLFKEFAFTISFSLFASLFVALTVVPMLASRLLKVPAGNYEARRRRSKSLNMLDRSIRWSLRHRMLVLTASVLLFAAGLFGLSKIGTQFLPPTDEGYFSINVQLENGAALSETEKVINGLEEKLKAEKDVDVYVSLIGSTQESIFQGNGMANTAEVYVKLKPLANRSQSLFAFVDEMKPLLEKEIEQINGQAELTFNVQAASGMAPQTLSFNVRDTDKQRLDESADDIYDALTVLNDVTELSTSTADTVEEIQISIDRDKAFEAGLVPAQIATIVNDVTRGVQAAQIIGENTDVLGVFVEYDETISRNIDKLKTLLIKKPDGSYVELSKIASIKNGKGPVQIQRINQQDSVEFTMKYNVDTNIGDISKEVETKITALDLPDGTEITFSGETELLEDSKNDMIMAFILAIVLIYIVMAAQFESFKYPFVIMFTVPLMVIGVASGLIIANMPLSIPAFIGIIILAGIVVNNAIVLVDYINQRKAAGLSSMEALVESVKDRARPILMTALTTILGLVPLALGIGEGTEMNQPMAVAVIGGLVSSTLLTLFIIPIVYSLFDSETRKMNRKKYERIRKSIK